In one Dermacentor albipictus isolate Rhodes 1998 colony chromosome 4, USDA_Dalb.pri_finalv2, whole genome shotgun sequence genomic region, the following are encoded:
- the LOC135920931 gene encoding probable serine carboxypeptidase CPVL, whose amino-acid sequence MISLSGFQICVSEITNYQERLFQERLFQEDNLAIILEAGKIGSIPDVLSYSGFITVNKELGSNLFFWFFPAMENPESAPVSLWLQGGPGTSSLFGLFVEHGPYFVDENGAGQLRPITWTRTISVLYVDNPVGTGFSFTQSEKGYARNQSDVSRDMIEMLQQFFTLFSNYSSNDFYLSGESYAGECWFEKYIPSIGAALHKSKKKLRVPINLKGVAIGNGMIDPITMLLYGDFLYYIGLLDRYQANHMQQDCDRIAGLIREENYMEATTLAYSTVLGVVTGYPSYLGNVTGYKYGYNYLLTEKPESHRRYSSFVKTPMVRQAIHVGSTPFNKAALNVAVYFTKDLMQSVRDKLTLLLDNSYKVLIYSGPLDIIVSYPATEALMYSLKWSGSKEWSKAEKKIWRSSDGECVYGYSKHARNCRLVLVRNGGHTVPYDQPEAAYEMITKFFNDVPFVK is encoded by the exons ATGATCAGTCTCTCTGGATTTCAGATCTGCGTAAGCGAGATCACAAATTACCAGGAACGTCTCTTCCAAGAACGTCTCTTCCAAGAGGATAATCTTGCAATAATCTTGGAAGCGGGCAAGATTGGCAGTATTCCAGACGTGCTCAGCTACTCAGGATTCATTACCGTGAACAAGGAGTTGGGCAGCAACCTCTTCTTCTGGTTCTTCCCTGCCATG GAAAACCCCGAGAGTGCACCCGTGTCGTTGTGGCTTCAAGGGGGACCCGGGACGTCTTCTCTTTTTGGACTCTTCGTCGAGCACGGTCCTTACTTTGTGGACGAGAATGGCGCCGGGCAGCTGCGTCCAATCACGTGGACGCGCACCATATCGGTTCTGTACGTGGACAACCCGGTGGGCACCGGCTTCAGCTTCACGCAGAGCGAGAAGGGCTACGCGCGCAACCAGTCGGACGTGAGCCGGGACATGATTGAAATGCTGCAACAGTTCTTCACGCTGTTTAGTAACTATTCCTCCAATGATTTCTACCTTTCTGGGGAATCGTACGCTGGTGAGTGCTGGTTTGAAAAG TATATACCTTCCATTGGCGCTGCCCTCCATAAGTCCAAAAAGAAGCTTCGTGTGCCGATCAACCTCAAAGGCGTTGCAATTGGCAATGGCATGATCGATCCCATCACCATGCTTCTCTACGGTGACTTCTTGTACTACATCGGGCTCCTGGACAGGTACCAGGCAAACCACATGCAACAAGACTGCGACCGCATAGCGGGTCTTATTCGTGAAGAGAACTACATGGAAGCCACTACACTGGCTTACTCAACTGTTTTGGGCGTCGTCACGGGATATCCTTCGTACCTAGGCAATGTCACTGGCTACAAGTACGGCTACAACTACCTGCTCACGGAAAAACCCGAATCGCACCGCCGTTACTCAAGCTTCGTCAAAACACCCATGGTGCGCCAAGCCATCCACGTCGGGTCAACGCCTTTCAACAAAGCGGCATTGAACGTGGCAGTCTACTTCACCAAGGACCTGATGCAGTCTGTTCGAGACAAATTGACTTTGCTGTTAGACAACTCCTACAAG GTACTCATCTACAGCGGCCCCCTGGACATCATCGTCTCGTACCCTGCGACGGAAGCCCTCATGTACTCCCTGAAATGGTCGGGGTCCAAGGAATGGTCGAAAGCCGAGAAGAAAATTTGGCGCTCGAGCGACGGTGAATGTGTATACGGCTACTCCAAGCACGCCAGAAATTGTAGGCTGGTTCTAGTGCGAAATGGAGGTCACACTGTGCCGTACGATCAGCCGGAGGCAGCGTACGAAATGATCACAAAATTCTTCAACGATGTCCCGTTTGTGAAATAG